Proteins from one Leptonema illini DSM 21528 genomic window:
- a CDS encoding NUDIX hydrolase, translating into MADASSRPPAEAGGAGSLLPWKENGRKVEYDCGWFSVHRHDRQSQASGVEHDFYLIETRDWINVIPVLPDGRIIFVKQYRQAAERFGLEVPAGIIDEGEDMLEAGRRELAEETGFGEGEWTFLGSFYSNPALIRNHVHVFVARNIRPVAEQSLDAEEEIDVVILDRQQVRQAILDGTIHNAVTLAVLYRASLHGVL; encoded by the coding sequence ATGGCCGACGCATCGTCCCGGCCTCCGGCCGAAGCCGGAGGCGCCGGATCGCTTCTTCCCTGGAAAGAGAACGGCCGCAAAGTCGAGTACGACTGCGGTTGGTTCTCGGTGCACCGTCACGATCGCCAGTCGCAGGCAAGCGGCGTCGAGCATGACTTTTACCTGATCGAGACTCGGGACTGGATTAACGTCATTCCCGTGCTTCCCGACGGCCGCATCATCTTTGTGAAGCAGTACAGGCAGGCCGCCGAGCGATTTGGCCTTGAGGTGCCGGCCGGTATCATCGACGAAGGCGAGGACATGCTTGAGGCCGGGCGTCGTGAGTTAGCCGAAGAGACGGGATTCGGCGAAGGCGAATGGACGTTTCTGGGCAGCTTTTATTCGAATCCGGCGTTGATTCGCAACCACGTGCATGTTTTTGTTGCCCGCAATATCAGGCCGGTAGCCGAGCAGAGTCTGGATGCAGAAGAAGAGATCGACGTCGTTATACTCGATCGGCAGCAGGTGCGGCAGGCCATTCTCGACGGTACGATTCACAACGCCGTTACGCTGGCCGTGCTTTATCGAGCCTCGCTTCACGGCGTGCTCTGA
- a CDS encoding acyl-CoA dehydrogenase family protein produces MIQNNYFSDNEDLTLQFEKIMSWNDIIDTYENGFEDAKSYQKDGNERLAMAPSNHQEAVDFYRTILESTGEIAGKEIAPKAQVMDHTGLKFNSGKVTFPDEMVACMKSVKEAGIMPYSITRHYGGLGLPVTAQVMMMETISRADAAFAIAMGCVNLGETIESFASDEMIEEWVPQMAAGDLWGAMALTEPNYGSDLQNVRTKAEKGADGTWRITGTKRFITHGCGFGDTPAVILTLARTGGPESGGRGLSFFLVKGQDVEIAGIEKKMGLHISPTCEVVYDNSPALLIGEEGKGLVKYAMGMMNGARLSIAAQSMGIASAAFYEAKKYASERVQFGKTIDKIPAVAKMLEGMEREIIAMRCLLLEAATSVDMYHWRKHRLAHEGMADRDVRRDELVKKWEKLADLFTPLSKYYTSELTNKLAFDAVQIHGGAGYTEEYDVARIYRDARITNIYEGTTQLQVVAAIGGVVSGMTPSGHLRAYIDETLKGFEPSTMLKRNFEIFEEIVRAYREISEGEQKDALAFEVVESAARYINGLLLERSIDRLVKQGENVDRRRQLVDGYNRDSFAMLTANLVRVGGESRVEVRAGAAV; encoded by the coding sequence ATGATTCAGAACAACTATTTTTCAGACAACGAGGATCTTACTCTACAGTTTGAGAAGATCATGAGCTGGAACGACATCATCGATACCTATGAGAACGGTTTTGAAGATGCAAAGTCCTATCAGAAAGATGGGAATGAGCGCCTGGCGATGGCCCCTTCTAACCATCAAGAAGCCGTCGATTTCTATCGCACCATCCTTGAATCGACCGGAGAGATAGCCGGCAAGGAGATCGCTCCGAAAGCACAGGTCATGGATCATACGGGCCTGAAGTTTAACAGCGGTAAGGTAACCTTTCCCGACGAGATGGTGGCGTGCATGAAATCGGTGAAAGAGGCCGGTATCATGCCCTATTCGATCACGCGTCATTACGGTGGCCTCGGTCTTCCCGTAACGGCCCAGGTGATGATGATGGAGACGATCTCTCGCGCTGATGCCGCCTTCGCCATCGCCATGGGATGTGTGAATCTCGGCGAAACGATCGAAAGCTTCGCCTCTGACGAGATGATCGAAGAATGGGTGCCGCAGATGGCAGCCGGCGATCTGTGGGGGGCCATGGCCCTGACCGAACCGAACTACGGCTCGGATTTGCAGAACGTTCGTACGAAGGCCGAGAAAGGCGCCGATGGAACATGGCGTATCACGGGAACGAAACGTTTCATCACGCATGGCTGCGGCTTCGGCGATACCCCGGCCGTTATCCTTACGCTTGCGCGCACGGGCGGTCCCGAAAGCGGCGGACGCGGGCTCTCTTTCTTTCTCGTAAAAGGGCAGGACGTAGAAATCGCCGGCATCGAAAAGAAGATGGGTCTTCATATCTCGCCAACATGCGAGGTCGTTTATGATAACTCTCCGGCGCTGCTGATCGGCGAAGAAGGCAAGGGCCTTGTAAAATACGCGATGGGCATGATGAACGGCGCTCGTCTCTCTATTGCCGCTCAGTCGATGGGCATTGCAAGCGCCGCTTTTTACGAAGCGAAGAAGTACGCCTCGGAGCGCGTGCAGTTCGGCAAGACTATCGATAAGATTCCCGCCGTGGCGAAGATGCTTGAAGGCATGGAGCGTGAGATCATCGCCATGCGCTGCCTGCTTCTCGAAGCTGCGACGAGCGTCGACATGTATCACTGGCGTAAGCACCGCCTCGCACATGAAGGCATGGCCGACCGTGACGTGCGCCGCGACGAACTGGTGAAGAAGTGGGAGAAGCTGGCCGATCTTTTCACTCCGCTTTCGAAGTACTATACTTCCGAGCTGACGAACAAGCTTGCCTTCGACGCCGTGCAGATCCATGGCGGCGCAGGTTATACAGAAGAATACGACGTCGCCCGCATCTATCGCGATGCCCGCATCACGAACATTTACGAAGGTACGACGCAGCTGCAGGTCGTCGCAGCTATAGGCGGCGTCGTTTCGGGCATGACTCCGTCCGGGCATCTTCGCGCCTACATCGACGAAACGCTCAAAGGCTTCGAACCTTCAACGATGCTCAAGCGCAACTTCGAGATCTTCGAAGAGATCGTGCGTGCGTATCGCGAAATCAGCGAAGGCGAACAGAAGGATGCGCTTGCATTCGAGGTCGTCGAGTCGGCCGCCCGTTATATCAACGGTCTTCTGCTTGAGCGCTCCATCGACCGTCTTGTGAAGCAGGGCGAGAACGTCGATCGTCGTCGTCAGCTCGTAGACGGCTATAACCGTGACTCCTTTGCCATGCTGACGGCGAATCTTGTTCGCGTCGGCGGCGAGAGTCGCGTCGAGGTTCGAGCCGGCGCCGCCGTCTGA
- a CDS encoding phosphatase PAP2-related protein, producing MQTASQRLLLKWAGLHYLAYIAMQTMALFAETRRGPTLPDLLLDRIPVDRSFDWVNSQFWLPALLLSLLLLAIYRRALCITYLKIGAAVSVVRGIFIVLTSLGPPAGVAEHTSEAMLSLSLADFSPSFLMRQWFPVDAFWGGSGLSAVYLTQDLFFSGHTATTFLLVLITRKERRFFVPFLVFHVITVTFLFVTHEHYSIDVFGAYFVVYALYHFFKERRWIQDEHYPA from the coding sequence ATGCAGACGGCTTCGCAGCGCCTCTTATTAAAGTGGGCGGGATTGCATTATCTGGCCTATATCGCCATGCAAACGATGGCTCTTTTCGCCGAAACGCGCAGAGGGCCGACGTTACCCGACCTTTTGCTTGATCGCATTCCCGTCGACCGATCCTTCGACTGGGTCAATTCGCAGTTCTGGCTACCGGCGCTTCTTTTGAGCCTGCTTCTGCTTGCGATCTACAGGCGCGCCTTATGCATAACCTATCTGAAAATCGGAGCGGCAGTCAGCGTCGTGCGCGGCATTTTCATCGTCCTGACGTCGCTCGGTCCTCCGGCCGGCGTCGCCGAGCACACATCAGAGGCGATGCTTTCGCTTTCGCTGGCCGACTTCAGTCCGTCCTTTCTCATGAGGCAGTGGTTTCCCGTCGACGCCTTCTGGGGCGGTTCGGGGCTTTCGGCCGTGTATCTCACGCAAGATCTGTTTTTCTCGGGCCATACGGCGACGACGTTTCTCCTGGTGTTGATCACGCGAAAGGAACGACGGTTCTTCGTTCCCTTTCTCGTCTTTCACGTCATCACCGTCACCTTCTTATTTGTAACGCATGAGCATTACAGCATCGACGTCTTTGGCGCTTACTTCGTCGTATACGCTCTCTATCATTTCTTTAAAGAGCGTCGGTGGATTCAAGATGAACACTACCCGGCCTGA
- a CDS encoding SCO family protein, translating to MRRSLLSYLTFAALATIAIASVPALLAFKEHLPFSQGFHGLTSDRLAPDFELTDTSGKPARLSDIKGYRYVFFGFSRCTTVCPSTWAELRRLQAGFDEASAPKIVFVSIDSHYDSPAELSKRFAGFGPNFIALTGSADRIRSIAADYRILIPQSTAETIHHSGTLYLVRPDGRIALIYLTSPDSETLLADLKQLK from the coding sequence ATGCGTCGATCGCTTCTCTCCTACCTGACATTTGCAGCTCTCGCAACCATCGCTATCGCCTCCGTTCCGGCGCTGCTTGCTTTTAAAGAGCATCTGCCCTTTTCTCAGGGCTTTCACGGCCTTACCTCGGATCGCCTCGCGCCGGATTTTGAGCTGACGGACACATCGGGAAAGCCCGCTCGACTCTCTGATATCAAAGGATACCGTTACGTTTTCTTCGGATTCAGCCGCTGCACGACGGTCTGCCCGTCGACCTGGGCAGAGCTGCGACGTCTACAGGCAGGCTTTGATGAAGCGTCGGCTCCGAAGATCGTCTTTGTCAGTATTGATTCTCATTATGATAGCCCTGCCGAGCTTTCCAAACGCTTCGCCGGATTCGGTCCGAACTTTATTGCACTCACGGGCAGCGCAGACCGGATTCGGAGCATCGCCGCCGACTATCGCATCCTGATTCCGCAGAGCACGGCCGAAACGATCCATCATTCCGGTACGCTTTATCTTGTGCGCCCGGATGGTCGCATCGCCCTGATCTATCTGACATCGCCCGATTCCGAAACTCTGCTTGCCGACCTCAAGCAACTGAAATAA
- a CDS encoding methyl-accepting chemotaxis protein: MTQISEKAHDALQRERQKADGFLFYLLIGHVPFAALIFPYGYDTYWVGISGAAVLFVVTVLGRFLLRKTVLLRHLYAVTLLSYSILFIQVQMGRIEMHFHIFGALAFLLIYRDWKPVITGAGLAAVHHVVFNLCQQYDIAILGIPVKVFNYGTGWDIVTLHAFFVVFESSILVYYALTFRANFLKNQDQIRRLDAVTEELNRIVQKSWDVSQKLRDDTATLVSSSATLSSIASETAAGVEEINAGLDSIFRASEDISQNTTAQTQHLGEIRSTTDDVQKISDQITVEIQKTGTVMNEAVQGANEGNRSIQSITQTMDAVRESSNEMLDIVDIINEIAEQVSLLSLNASIEAARAGESGRGFAVVAQEISKLAQRTADSTRNINELIGRNASEIETGLKVVTTGSEKIRMMITRIEEANRFIQGINRAMQQFADGYRSIHSGVESAAAVSRRILDATDAEKNAIQEVIGTISHINSSAQGQARESDELRILAEKNRQLLDELQGVLQTLLDSGRSKLQL, translated from the coding sequence ATGACACAGATCAGCGAAAAGGCGCATGACGCCCTTCAGCGCGAACGACAGAAAGCCGACGGATTCCTGTTTTACCTTCTAATCGGCCACGTTCCGTTTGCGGCGCTGATCTTCCCTTATGGATACGATACCTACTGGGTCGGCATCTCTGGAGCGGCCGTGCTCTTTGTCGTTACCGTTCTCGGGAGATTTCTGCTTCGCAAGACCGTTCTTCTGCGGCATCTCTATGCCGTTACGCTTCTCAGCTATTCCATTCTCTTTATACAGGTGCAGATGGGTCGCATCGAGATGCACTTCCACATCTTCGGAGCCCTGGCCTTTCTTCTGATCTATAGAGACTGGAAGCCCGTCATTACCGGAGCCGGTCTGGCCGCCGTACATCACGTCGTTTTCAATCTCTGTCAGCAGTATGACATCGCCATTCTCGGTATTCCCGTGAAGGTTTTCAATTATGGTACGGGATGGGATATCGTAACGCTACACGCCTTCTTCGTCGTCTTTGAGTCGAGCATACTCGTTTATTATGCGTTAACCTTTCGCGCGAATTTTCTCAAGAATCAGGATCAGATCCGTCGTCTTGATGCCGTGACCGAAGAGCTGAATCGCATCGTCCAGAAATCGTGGGATGTGTCGCAGAAGCTGCGCGACGATACGGCTACGCTTGTGAGCAGCTCGGCTACGCTTTCGAGCATCGCCAGCGAAACGGCAGCCGGCGTCGAAGAGATCAACGCAGGGCTCGATAGCATCTTCAGAGCAAGCGAAGACATCAGCCAGAACACGACGGCACAGACGCAGCATCTTGGCGAGATCCGCTCGACGACGGACGATGTGCAGAAGATCAGCGATCAGATCACCGTCGAGATCCAGAAGACGGGAACCGTTATGAACGAGGCCGTTCAGGGAGCGAACGAAGGAAATCGCTCGATTCAATCGATCACGCAGACGATGGATGCGGTGCGCGAAAGCTCCAACGAGATGCTCGACATCGTCGATATCATCAACGAGATCGCCGAACAGGTCAGCCTGCTCTCACTCAACGCCTCGATCGAAGCGGCTCGTGCCGGCGAATCAGGAAGAGGCTTTGCCGTCGTCGCACAGGAGATCAGCAAGCTGGCGCAGCGAACGGCCGACAGTACGCGCAACATCAACGAACTCATCGGTCGCAACGCCTCTGAAATCGAAACGGGCCTGAAAGTCGTGACGACCGGCTCAGAGAAGATACGCATGATGATCACGCGTATTGAAGAGGCGAATCGTTTTATTCAGGGCATCAACCGAGCCATGCAACAATTCGCCGACGGATACCGCTCCATTCACAGCGGCGTCGAATCGGCGGCGGCGGTTTCTCGTAGAATCCTTGATGCCACCGACGCCGAGAAGAACGCCATACAGGAAGTGATCGGCACCATCTCGCATATCAACTCCTCGGCGCAGGGGCAGGCGCGCGAATCCGACGAGTTGCGTATTCTTGCCGAGAAGAACCGGCAGCTGCTTGACGAATTGCAGGGCGTATTACAGACGCTGCTCGACTCGGGCCGAAGCAAATTGCAGCTCTGA